From a single Aquincola tertiaricarbonis genomic region:
- a CDS encoding winged helix-turn-helix domain-containing protein: MKPTLRTQVHDQKTGFRVELKHGVAIGPGKADILEGIKETGSLAETARRLGMSYQRVWTLVNAMNKDFIQPLVETQRGGASRGGAYLTETGHRVLDVYRDTEQTALKAVNKKLPALLALLKNPD; the protein is encoded by the coding sequence ATGAAGCCCACGCTGCGCACCCAGGTGCATGACCAGAAGACGGGGTTCCGAGTGGAGCTGAAGCACGGCGTGGCCATCGGCCCCGGCAAGGCCGACATCCTGGAAGGCATCAAGGAGACGGGCTCGCTGGCGGAGACGGCCAGGCGTCTGGGCATGAGCTACCAGCGCGTGTGGACGCTGGTCAATGCGATGAACAAGGACTTCATCCAGCCGCTGGTGGAGACCCAGCGCGGTGGCGCCTCACGAGGTGGTGCGTACCTCACGGAGACGGGGCACCGGGTGCTGGACGTCTACCGCGATACCGAGCAGACGGCGCTCAAGGCCGTCAACAAGAAGTTGCCTGCGCTGCTAGCGCTTCTGAAGAACCCAGACTGA
- a CDS encoding sulfite exporter TauE/SafE family protein, with product MTSTTGATGSSSLIRALVAGCAVGSLGGLIGLGGAEFRLPLLIGLFGFAALHAVILNKAMSLVVVASALIFRSTTIPFAEVASHWPVIVNLLAGSLLGAWVGASWASRMKGRTLYQVLAGLLVVIAVVLMLGHDRATQDPILTGTAQLVAGVVAGFGIGVVASIMGVAGGELLIPTPVLLFGVDIKLAGSLSLAISLPTMMVGFARYSQDQAFSILRGHRSFVIAMAAGSIVGAAIGGQLLGVVPSGILLPALAAILLISAVKVWRHQ from the coding sequence ATGACCAGCACGACCGGAGCAACTGGCAGTTCCTCACTGATCCGCGCCCTTGTGGCTGGCTGCGCCGTGGGCTCGCTGGGCGGGCTCATCGGCCTGGGCGGTGCCGAGTTCCGCCTGCCGCTGCTGATCGGCCTCTTCGGGTTCGCCGCTTTGCACGCGGTCATCTTGAACAAGGCGATGAGCTTGGTGGTGGTGGCGAGCGCGCTGATCTTCCGCAGTACGACCATCCCGTTTGCAGAAGTGGCGAGCCACTGGCCTGTCATCGTGAACCTGCTGGCCGGCAGCCTGCTGGGCGCATGGGTTGGCGCCTCTTGGGCCTCACGCATGAAGGGCCGAACGCTGTACCAGGTGCTCGCGGGCCTGCTCGTCGTGATCGCCGTGGTGCTGATGCTGGGGCACGACCGCGCGACGCAGGACCCCATCCTTACCGGCACCGCCCAGCTCGTGGCCGGTGTGGTTGCCGGCTTCGGCATCGGCGTGGTCGCCTCCATCATGGGCGTGGCCGGCGGCGAACTGCTGATCCCGACGCCGGTGCTGCTGTTCGGCGTCGACATCAAGCTGGCAGGTTCGCTCTCGTTGGCCATCAGCCTTCCGACGATGATGGTGGGCTTCGCACGCTACAGCCAGGACCAGGCGTTCAGCATCCTGCGTGGGCACAGGTCGTTCGTCATCGCAATGGCGGCAGGCTCCATCGTTGGCGCGGCCATCGGAGGCCAGCTTCTGGGCGTCGTCCCGTCTGGCATCCTGCTGCCCGCCCTTGCGGCCATCTTGCTCATCTCCGCGGTGAAGGTGTGGCGGCACCAGTAG
- a CDS encoding ArsI/CadI family heavy metal resistance metalloenzyme: protein MKRFHVHLHVNDLHQSIAFYSKLFAAEPARIENDYAKWMLDDPRLNFAISTRGAAPGVDHLGFQVDEAAELVDLKERAQAADLALIDEGPTTCCYARSDKHWITDPQGVAWEHFQTLGSVPVFGKPAPTPALASAPAPAGAAMCCALSNTTVRQAAKRCC from the coding sequence ATGAAGCGCTTTCACGTCCACCTGCACGTCAACGACCTCCACCAGAGCATCGCGTTCTATTCCAAGCTGTTCGCAGCAGAGCCGGCGCGCATCGAGAACGACTACGCCAAGTGGATGCTGGATGACCCTCGCCTGAACTTCGCCATCTCCACTCGCGGCGCCGCGCCCGGTGTGGATCACCTGGGCTTCCAGGTGGATGAGGCCGCCGAGCTGGTCGACCTCAAGGAACGCGCGCAGGCAGCCGACCTGGCGTTGATCGATGAGGGTCCGACGACCTGCTGCTATGCCCGCAGCGACAAGCACTGGATCACCGATCCGCAAGGCGTGGCCTGGGAGCACTTTCAGACGCTGGGCAGCGTGCCTGTGTTCGGCAAGCCTGCACCGACCCCGGCATTGGCATCAGCGCCAGCACCGGCGGGTGCCGCGATGTGCTGCGCGCTGTCCAACACGACTGTTAGGCAGGCGGCCAAGCGCTGCTGCTGA
- a CDS encoding ArsR/SmtB family transcription factor, translated as MQEADAVRSLAALAQALRLRLFRALVVAGPDGLTPGTLAEELAVAGNTLSFHLKELMHAGLVTQERQGRNLVYRASFTTMNELLGYLTENCCEGATCATTDAAACRC; from the coding sequence ATGCAAGAAGCCGATGCCGTCCGTTCTCTCGCAGCGCTTGCGCAAGCGCTGCGCTTGCGCCTGTTCCGCGCCCTGGTCGTCGCAGGCCCTGATGGGCTAACGCCAGGCACGCTGGCCGAGGAGCTGGCGGTGGCCGGTAACACCCTGTCGTTTCACCTCAAGGAGCTGATGCATGCCGGCCTGGTGACGCAAGAGCGTCAGGGTCGCAACCTCGTCTACAGGGCGTCGTTCACGACGATGAACGAGCTGCTGGGCTACCTCACTGAGAACTGCTGCGAAGGCGCTACGTGCGCCACGACCGACGCGGCGGCGTGCCGCTGCTGA